The following coding sequences lie in one Spirosoma sp. KUDC1026 genomic window:
- the mnmD gene encoding tRNA (5-methylaminomethyl-2-thiouridine)(34)-methyltransferase MnmD produces MKAALRIVTTEDGSSTVINETFDKSYHSVYGAQQESQRVYIELGLLAALEKFPNTDLFVFEMGFGTGLNALMTALEADNYQRKIHYTAVEAQPLLAEEARQLNYDTLLGTNYLEKLHMSPWNEPVEISPYFSLTKWEGRLQDFRTSQRFHLIYYDAFAPTSQPELWEEPVFQQMTNMLLPEGLLTTYCSRSYVQRNMQAAGLIVEKHPGPPHKREILRAVKSA; encoded by the coding sequence ATGAAAGCTGCACTACGTATCGTCACAACCGAGGATGGCTCCAGTACAGTAATAAATGAAACGTTTGACAAATCGTACCACTCTGTTTACGGGGCTCAGCAGGAATCGCAGCGGGTATACATCGAACTGGGTCTGCTGGCAGCACTGGAGAAATTCCCGAATACCGATTTGTTTGTCTTTGAAATGGGTTTCGGCACCGGCTTGAATGCATTAATGACTGCCCTGGAAGCCGATAATTACCAGCGAAAAATTCATTACACAGCCGTCGAAGCGCAGCCGCTCCTGGCAGAAGAAGCGCGTCAACTGAACTACGATACGTTATTGGGTACCAATTATCTGGAGAAGCTGCATATGAGTCCCTGGAATGAACCTGTTGAGATTAGCCCGTATTTTTCGTTGACAAAGTGGGAGGGACGTCTGCAGGATTTCCGGACCAGCCAACGGTTTCATCTAATCTATTACGACGCCTTTGCCCCCACTTCGCAACCTGAATTATGGGAGGAACCCGTTTTTCAGCAGATGACAAACATGTTGTTGCCGGAGGGGTTGCTGACTACCTACTGCTCCCGCAGTTACGTACAGCGAAATATGCAGGCGGCTGGCCTGATTGTTGAGAAACATCCAGGACCGCCCCATAAGCGTGAAATTCTGCGGGCTGTAAAATCAGCCTGA
- a CDS encoding thioredoxin family protein: MKPLLLLFAELCLAALGTLRMNPPADLASVPKKEIKHEAKHINWITVEEAYKLTQKKPKKFVIDVYTDWCGWCKVMDQKTFSKPAIIDYVNENFYAVRLNAEQTAPITLGQQTFKYVGSGGRGVHELAAALMKNQMSYPTTVFMDEKFQLIQPIPGYMEPRTFHQIITYFGSNNHQKEPFDQFKTGTYAKAYQTSLTAEK; the protein is encoded by the coding sequence ATGAAACCTTTGCTCCTGCTCTTTGCCGAGCTATGCCTGGCTGCGCTCGGCACGCTCCGAATGAACCCACCTGCTGATTTGGCGAGCGTACCTAAAAAGGAAATTAAACACGAAGCCAAGCACATCAACTGGATCACGGTGGAGGAGGCCTACAAGCTGACCCAGAAAAAGCCTAAAAAATTCGTCATCGACGTGTATACCGACTGGTGTGGCTGGTGCAAAGTGATGGACCAGAAAACGTTTTCGAAGCCGGCCATCATTGACTACGTCAATGAGAATTTCTACGCCGTTCGCTTGAACGCCGAGCAGACGGCTCCTATTACGTTAGGTCAGCAAACGTTCAAGTACGTTGGTAGCGGTGGCCGGGGGGTACATGAATTGGCCGCGGCACTGATGAAAAACCAGATGAGCTACCCGACTACAGTGTTCATGGACGAGAAATTTCAGCTGATTCAGCCAATTCCCGGCTATATGGAACCCCGCACGTTCCACCAGATCATTACGTATTTTGGGAGCAACAACCACCAGAAGGAGCCGTTCGATCAGTTCAAAACAGGAACTTATGCGAAGGCCTACCAGACATCACTAACGGCTGAGAAGTAA
- a CDS encoding M13 family metallopeptidase — translation MNQRLIIVTAMTFAVGLATAGPDKPAHPASDRPTPAVKALAPRKFIDPQNMDMSVKPGDNFYQYANGNWLKKNAIPASKTSWGSFNELRDKSLDAMKALLEDATKTTTKGRLYQMVGDFYASGMDSVTLEKRGFDPIKPELARIEKVSNKTAFLDELAHQRTQGNGMLFSFYVGQDRKNVNKYLPQFGQGGTSLPDRDYYLKNDPRSQKVRDAYRDNLTKMFTLIGEEPTQASQDADVVLRLETALAKAQMARVEMRDPYKTYNKLTVAQFTEKTPTINWADQLVKYGVKNQDTVLVQSPTFYVAVDSLVAATPIEDLRTYMRWNIVKGAAPYLSDAFVKQNFAFSRVLSGQKEQTPRWQRVSGLIDGTLGDLLGQLYVQRYFRPEAKQRMLTLVDNLEASYKEHIKNLDWMSDDTKKRALNKLTSFKRKIGYPDKWKAYEGVSINRNDYYGNVKSVSKWSYNYMINRLGKPVDKTEWGMTPPTVNAYYSPVNNEIAFPAAILQFPFFDFEADDAINYGGIGAVIGHEMTHGFDDSGRQYDADGTLRDWWSKADADNFKKRADQVKEQFFGFKVLDSIKVNGQLTLGENLADLGGLAIAYDAFKKTAQGKSKTKIDGFTPDQRFFLSWAQVWRINVLPETQAQLILTDPHAPGMYRCNGPVANIDAWYQAFNIQPGDKMYKPKDERIRVW, via the coding sequence ATGAATCAACGCTTAATAATTGTTACGGCAATGACGTTTGCCGTAGGTCTGGCTACTGCCGGGCCTGACAAACCTGCCCATCCAGCGTCCGACCGTCCAACTCCGGCGGTTAAAGCCCTGGCTCCGCGTAAATTTATTGATCCCCAGAACATGGACATGTCCGTGAAACCGGGTGACAATTTTTATCAATACGCCAACGGGAACTGGCTGAAAAAGAATGCGATTCCTGCTTCGAAAACCTCCTGGGGAAGCTTTAACGAGCTGCGCGACAAGAGCCTTGATGCGATGAAGGCGCTGCTCGAAGATGCAACTAAAACAACGACAAAAGGGCGGCTGTATCAGATGGTAGGCGATTTCTACGCCAGCGGTATGGACAGCGTAACGCTCGAAAAACGGGGTTTTGACCCGATCAAACCCGAACTGGCCCGCATCGAAAAAGTCAGTAACAAAACAGCTTTCCTGGACGAACTGGCCCACCAGCGGACACAGGGAAATGGAATGCTGTTCAGCTTCTACGTAGGACAGGACCGGAAAAACGTCAATAAGTATCTGCCGCAGTTTGGTCAGGGTGGTACGTCGCTTCCCGACCGGGACTATTACCTGAAAAATGATCCTCGGAGTCAGAAAGTCCGTGACGCGTATCGGGATAATCTGACTAAAATGTTTACGCTGATTGGTGAGGAACCAACGCAGGCGTCGCAGGATGCGGACGTTGTACTACGGCTCGAAACGGCACTGGCTAAAGCACAGATGGCCCGGGTCGAAATGCGCGATCCGTACAAAACGTACAACAAACTGACCGTTGCTCAATTCACTGAGAAGACGCCAACCATCAACTGGGCCGATCAACTGGTGAAATACGGAGTGAAGAATCAGGATACCGTGCTGGTGCAAAGCCCAACCTTTTACGTGGCTGTCGATAGTCTGGTTGCCGCTACGCCTATAGAAGACCTGCGCACCTACATGCGCTGGAACATTGTAAAAGGGGCCGCACCATACCTGAGCGATGCATTTGTGAAACAGAACTTCGCGTTCTCTCGCGTGTTGAGTGGTCAGAAAGAACAAACCCCCCGCTGGCAGCGCGTCAGTGGCCTGATTGACGGAACGCTTGGCGATCTGCTGGGTCAACTGTACGTACAGCGCTATTTCAGACCAGAAGCCAAGCAGCGGATGCTGACGCTGGTTGATAATCTGGAAGCTTCGTACAAAGAGCATATTAAAAACCTGGACTGGATGAGCGACGACACCAAAAAACGGGCGCTTAACAAGCTGACATCGTTCAAACGGAAGATCGGTTATCCAGACAAGTGGAAAGCGTACGAAGGCGTGAGCATCAACCGGAACGATTACTACGGCAATGTAAAGTCGGTCAGCAAGTGGTCGTATAATTACATGATCAACCGCCTGGGCAAACCCGTCGACAAAACGGAATGGGGTATGACCCCACCAACGGTTAATGCCTATTACAGCCCGGTTAATAATGAGATTGCATTCCCCGCGGCTATTCTGCAATTTCCGTTCTTCGATTTTGAAGCCGACGATGCGATTAACTACGGTGGTATTGGCGCGGTAATTGGTCACGAAATGACCCACGGATTCGACGATTCGGGTCGTCAGTACGATGCCGATGGTACGTTGCGTGATTGGTGGTCTAAAGCTGATGCTGATAACTTTAAAAAGCGGGCCGATCAGGTCAAAGAGCAGTTCTTTGGCTTCAAAGTGCTTGATTCGATTAAGGTAAACGGTCAGCTGACCCTTGGCGAAAACCTGGCCGATCTGGGTGGTCTTGCTATTGCCTACGATGCTTTCAAAAAAACGGCACAGGGTAAATCGAAAACCAAAATTGACGGTTTCACCCCCGACCAGCGGTTCTTCCTGTCGTGGGCGCAGGTATGGCGTATCAACGTGCTGCCCGAAACCCAGGCTCAACTGATTTTAACCGATCCGCACGCGCCGGGTATGTATCGGTGTAACGGACCGGTAGCTAATATCGACGCCTGGTATCAGGCATTTAATATCCAGCCGGGCGACAAAATGTATAAGCCAAAGGACGAACGTATCAGAGTCTGGTAA